One window from the genome of Salvia splendens isolate huo1 chromosome 9, SspV2, whole genome shotgun sequence encodes:
- the LOC121748521 gene encoding monodehydroascorbate reductase-like, with translation MAEKSFKYVILGGGVSAGYAARAFAKHGAKHGEVAIISKEAVAPYERPALSKAYLFPEGTARLPGFHVCVGSGGERLLPEWYTEKGISLILSTEIVKADLASKTLTSAAGEIFKYQTLIIATGSTVLRLTDFGTPGADAKNIFYLREIDEADALVAAIKATKNGSKAVVVGGGYIGLELSAALRANNIDVSMVFPEPWCMPRLFTAGIAAFYEGYYTNKGVNVIKGALVVGFETNENGEVKNVKLKDGRVLEADIVVVGVGAKPLTQLFKGQIEEDKGGIKTDAFFKTSVPNVYAVGDVATFPMKMYGDIRRVEHVDHARKSAEQAVEAIYASEEGKSIGEYEYLPFFYSRSFDLSWQFYGDNVGESVLFGDSSPASPSHKFGAYWVKDGKVVGAFLESGSPEENKAIAKVAKVQPPADNLDKLATEGLTFASKI, from the exons ATGGCGGAGAAATCATTCAAGTACGTGATCCTTGGTGGAGGTGTTTCTGCT GGATATGCTGCTAGGGCGTTCGCTAAGCATGGAGCGAAACATGGCGAAGTTGCTATCATTTCTAAAGAGGCG GTGGCTCCTTATGAACGCCCGGCATTAAGTAAGGCGTACCTATTCCCAGAAG GAACTGCAAGACTCCCTGGTTTTCATGTGTGTGTTGGAAGTGGTGGAGAGAGGCTCCTTCCCGAGTGGTATACGGAGAAAG GAATATCTTTGATACTTAGCACAGAAATTGTCAAAGCAGATCTTGCTTCAAAGACCCTTACCAGTGCAGCTGGGGAAATATTTAAGTACCAAACACTTATCATCGCCACTGGTTCTACT GTTCTTAGATTGACAGACTTTGGCACACCAGGAGCTGATGCTAAAAACATCTTTTATTTGAGAGAAATTGATGAGGCTGATGCACTTGTGGCTGCAATCAAAGCAACGAAGAATGGTAGTAAAGCTGTGGTTGTTGGTGGAGGATACATTGGGCTGGAGCTAAGTGCAGCTTTGAGAGCCAATAATATTGATGTCAGCATGGTTTTCCCGGAGCCTTGGTGCA TGCCTAGATTATTCACTGCTGGCATAGCTGCCTTCTATGAAGGTTACTATACAAACAAGGGGGTAAATGTCATCAAGGGCGCATTAGTAGTTGGATTTGAGACCAATGAGAATGGGGAG gtaaaaaatgtaaaacttAAGGATGGTAGGGTGCTCGAAGCCGATATTGTTGTCGTTGGTGTGGGTGCAAAACCACTGACACAATTATTTAAAGGCCAGATTGAAGAGGACAAGGGTGGAATTAAG ACCGATGCTTTCTTCAAAACAAGTGTACCCAATGTGTATGCTGTGGGCGACGTTGCCACATTCCCCATGAAGATGTATGGTGACATTAGAAGAGTCGAACACGTAGATCACGCTCGCAAATCAGCTGAACAGGCCGTGGAG GCAATATACGCGAGTGAAGAAGGGAAATCCATTGGCGAGTATGAGTACCTCCCTTTCTTCTATTCCCGATCATTCGACCTGTCGTGGCAGTTTTATGGCGACAATGTTGGTGAGAGTGTGTTGTTTGGGGACAGCAGCCCAGCGTCTCCCAGCCACAAGTTCGGAGCATACTGGGTGAAAGACGGGAAAGTTGTGGGGGCGTTTTTGGAGAGCGGTAGCCCGGAAGAGAACAAGGCCATTGCCAAAGTTGCCAAGGTACAGCCTCCGGCAGACAACTTGGATAAGCTGGCCACAGAAGGTCTCACCTTCGCAAGTAAAATTTGA
- the LOC121748083 gene encoding uncharacterized protein LOC121748083 — MHWFIQRVACFLGQNPFLFNPFSQTLIHLPLNHPDITKLILSQDPSLRPQTYPAVSIQTPLFSAKLSFSRNRDSTWHALPNQSKTYYDAVCCDATNTLFALCPGLQVESWNLNDDSPTKATIIKGSFLRSLRLVKEVFPHDLYSSQLYLALCPESREVIVAVRYVGEFVRYDGEAVYEGDTLTDYMAAPLVCPYRTMGFQVVRADVSGGGEWADVEGLGDYAMFMGGNETAVVLPAVGLRKNAIYFMDDYWERIDEDYNYGGHDYGVFCMGDSRFEQVLDLEMDKTIHLGVSKRKYGDFSSLKYNMTTYKI, encoded by the exons ATGCATTGGTTCATCCAAAGGGTGGCTTGCTTTCTTGGACAAAACCCTTTCCTCTTCAACCCCTTCTCCCAAACCCTAATCCACCTCCCCCTAAACCACCCTGACATAACCAAACTCATCCTCTCCCAAGACCCCTCCCTCCGCCCCCAAACCTACCCCGCGGTCTCAATCCAAACCCCCCTCTTCTCCGCCAAGCTCTCCTTCTCCCGCAACCGCGACTCCACATGGCATGCCCTCCCCAACCAGAGCAAGACCTACTACGACGCCGTATGCTGCGATGCAACAAACACCCTCTTCGCCCTATGCCCCGGTTTGCAAGTCGAGTCGTGGAACTTGAACGATGATTCTCCTACAAAGGCGACGATAATTAAGGGTTCTTTCCTGAGATCATTGCGTCTCGTGAAGGAGGTCTTCCCGCATGATCTCTACTCGTCTCAATTGTACCTCGCCCTCTGCCCGGAGTCAAGGGAGGTGATCGTGGCGGTGAGGTATGTCGGGGAGTTTGTGAGGTACGACGGGGAGGCGGTGTACGAGGGAGACACGCTGACGGACTACATGGCGGCGCCGCTGGTGTGTCCGTACAGGACGATGGGGTTTCAGGTGGTTAGGGCTGACGTCAGCGGCGGAGGAGAGTGGGCTGACGTGGAGGGCTTGGGGGATTACGCGATGTTTATGGGCGGGAATGAGACGGCGGTGGTGTTGCCGGCGGTGGGATTGAGGAAGAATGCGATTTATTTCATGGATGATTATTGGGAGAGGATTGATGAGGATTATAACTATGGAGGCCATGATTATGGGGTTTTCTGCATGGGGGATTCGAGATTTGAACAGGTTCTTGATTTAGAGATGGACAAGACAATCCAcctaggggtgtcgaaacgg AAATATGGTGATTTCTCATCTCTTAAATATAACATGACTACGTATAAAATATAA